A genomic stretch from Candidatus Hydrogenisulfobacillus filiaventi includes:
- a CDS encoding conserved protein of unknown function (Evidence 4 : Unknown function but conserved in other organisms) → MAEPEDALTDAHSHHVAAVYATYGQAEAALRKLHDRGIPFEHLSLVGKDFSFHAQPVGFTSIGRVARQGGRLGALWGGLLGLLIGVTVFFSAGGAMVVFGPLAYAVATAIEGAAFGGLAGVLVGWGLRHEKAIEFEQSVQQGQYLVVVSGDEELVGRATLLFQGTDALQIEPFGEEGAKEPA, encoded by the coding sequence ATGGCCGAACCCGAAGACGCGCTGACCGATGCCCACTCCCACCACGTGGCTGCGGTTTATGCCACCTATGGCCAGGCGGAAGCGGCCCTCCGCAAGCTGCACGACCGCGGCATCCCCTTCGAGCACCTCTCCCTGGTAGGCAAGGACTTCTCCTTTCACGCCCAGCCTGTCGGCTTCACCTCCATCGGCCGGGTGGCCCGCCAGGGCGGCCGGCTGGGGGCCCTGTGGGGCGGCCTGCTCGGCCTCCTCATCGGGGTGACGGTGTTCTTCTCGGCCGGCGGGGCCATGGTGGTGTTCGGGCCGCTGGCCTACGCCGTCGCCACCGCGATTGAGGGTGCCGCCTTCGGCGGCCTGGCGGGGGTGCTGGTCGGCTGGGGGCTGCGCCATGAGAAGGCCATTGAGTTCGAGCAATCGGTCCAGCAGGGGCAGTACCTGGTTGTAGTCAGCGGGGATGAGGAGCTGGTAGGGCGGGCCACCCTGCTGTTCCAGGGGACGGATGCCCTCCAGATTGAGCCCTTTGGGGAGGAGGGCGCGAAGGAGCCGGCATAG
- a CDS encoding protein of unknown function (Evidence 5 : Unknown function), with protein sequence MKSWRRDWYHQRADVCTDPELKAILEHKRDEEKEHATMLLEWIRRRDPARDRELKAGLFRAGPITGDHSR encoded by the coding sequence TTGAAGAGCTGGAGGCGGGACTGGTACCATCAGCGGGCTGACGTCTGTACCGATCCGGAGCTGAAGGCCATCCTGGAGCACAAACGGGATGAGGAAAAGGAACACGCCACCATGCTGTTGGAATGGATCCGGCGCCGGGATCCGGCCCGGGACCGGGAACTGAAGGCGGGATTGTTCCGCGCCGGGCCCATTACCGGCGACCATTCCCGTTAG
- a CDS encoding exported protein of unknown function (Evidence 5 : Unknown function) — MIHYHRPHRWGPALAAGALGALLPATAWAASGNWPGWLTHAGLPALSSAPMFAFTPASAFAQVAGTTTAAGTSAPPAATGSSAASGGTTAGAATAPTTPAASPAQAPVLPPLPVLPSLTPVADQMASNLTVAAQAALHDLTGLPAGCPTATCGSGSAPAPAGTSSPSGSSSTSPPASSSSRSNPAPVSSTPPASGAGASSSPPPASTGPSSPRTSSSPAPATGSSPAPAPSGVTGARAPAASAPGVATRSASHIPARPAAPATVPGATGVTTGVAFGSDLLWGSAALAPGTAALFLTRRRRPS; from the coding sequence ATGATTCATTACCATCGCCCGCACCGCTGGGGTCCCGCGCTCGCCGCCGGCGCCCTGGGAGCCCTGCTGCCGGCCACCGCCTGGGCGGCGTCCGGGAACTGGCCCGGCTGGCTGACCCACGCCGGGCTGCCCGCGCTGAGCAGCGCACCGATGTTTGCCTTCACGCCGGCCAGTGCCTTCGCCCAGGTGGCCGGCACCACGACCGCGGCCGGAACGTCTGCGCCGCCCGCCGCCACCGGCTCCTCCGCGGCCTCCGGCGGGACGACGGCCGGCGCCGCCACCGCTCCCACCACCCCGGCCGCCTCCCCTGCCCAAGCCCCGGTCCTGCCACCGCTGCCGGTGCTACCCTCCCTGACCCCGGTGGCGGATCAGATGGCCTCCAACCTGACAGTGGCCGCACAAGCTGCCCTGCATGACCTCACCGGCCTGCCCGCAGGCTGCCCAACCGCCACGTGCGGGTCCGGCAGCGCGCCCGCCCCGGCGGGCACCTCTTCTCCGTCCGGCAGCAGCAGCACCAGTCCTCCAGCTTCCTCCAGCTCCCGTTCCAACCCGGCTCCGGTGAGCAGCACGCCCCCGGCCAGCGGCGCCGGTGCTAGCTCCAGCCCCCCGCCGGCCAGCACCGGCCCTTCCAGCCCGCGTACCTCCAGTAGCCCTGCCCCCGCTACCGGCAGCTCCCCCGCCCCGGCCCCGTCAGGTGTCACGGGGGCCAGGGCCCCGGCCGCCTCTGCCCCGGGGGTCGCGACCCGGTCTGCCTCCCATATTCCGGCCCGGCCCGCCGCCCCGGCCACGGTACCCGGCGCAACCGGGGTGACGACAGGGGTCGCCTTCGGATCCGACCTGCTTTGGGGCAGTGCCGCCCTGGCCCCGGGCACCGCTGCCCTCTTCCTGACCCGCCGGCGCCGCCCCTCCTGA
- a CDS encoding protein of unknown function (Evidence 5 : Unknown function): MPGARAALPQSRSDPKATPVVTPVAPGTVAGAAGRAGIWEADRVATPGAEAAGALAPVTPDGAGAGELPVAGAGLLEVRGLEGPVLAGGGLELAPAPLAGGVLLTGAGLERELEEAGGLVLLLPDGEEVPAGAGALPDPHVAVGQPAGRPVRSCRAACAATVRLEAI; this comes from the coding sequence GTGCCCGGGGCCAGGGCGGCACTGCCCCAAAGCAGGTCGGATCCGAAGGCGACCCCTGTCGTCACCCCGGTTGCGCCGGGTACCGTGGCCGGGGCGGCGGGCCGGGCCGGAATATGGGAGGCAGACCGGGTCGCGACCCCCGGGGCAGAGGCGGCCGGGGCCCTGGCCCCCGTGACACCTGACGGGGCCGGGGCGGGGGAGCTGCCGGTAGCGGGGGCAGGGCTACTGGAGGTACGCGGGCTGGAAGGGCCGGTGCTGGCCGGCGGGGGGCTGGAGCTAGCACCGGCGCCGCTGGCCGGGGGCGTGCTGCTCACCGGAGCCGGGTTGGAACGGGAGCTGGAGGAAGCTGGAGGACTGGTGCTGCTGCTGCCGGACGGAGAAGAGGTGCCCGCCGGGGCGGGCGCGCTGCCGGACCCGCACGTGGCGGTTGGGCAGCCTGCGGGCAGGCCGGTGAGGTCATGCAGGGCAGCTTGTGCGGCCACTGTCAGGTTGGAGGCCATCTGA
- a CDS encoding conserved exported protein of unknown function (Evidence 4 : Unknown function but conserved in other organisms) produces the protein MQRKQAIAGTLMGMALSVAAVAPAFASSGGGLGNILGAVANLVGSSSVQTQSGAVVNVGGVTVTAKAVNTTDQSGLTGLLSAGVLGGTSGTAASASYAGYCASTSASGSWGLASSVQAIGGLLAALGNALGQG, from the coding sequence ATGCAAAGGAAGCAGGCGATCGCCGGCACGTTGATGGGGATGGCCCTGAGCGTGGCGGCGGTGGCGCCCGCCTTCGCCAGCAGCGGTGGCGGCCTCGGCAACATTCTGGGCGCGGTGGCCAACCTGGTCGGCAGCTCCAGCGTGCAAACCCAGAGCGGGGCCGTGGTGAATGTGGGCGGGGTGACGGTGACCGCCAAGGCGGTCAACACCACCGACCAGAGCGGCCTGACCGGCCTCTTGAGCGCCGGGGTGCTGGGGGGCACCAGCGGCACCGCGGCCTCGGCCAGCTACGCCGGCTACTGCGCCAGCACCTCGGCCAGCGGCAGCTGGGGCCTGGCCTCGTCGGTGCAGGCCATCGGCGGCCTGTTGGCGGCCCTGGGCAACGCTCTCGGGCAGGGCTAG
- a CDS encoding conserved exported protein of unknown function (Evidence 4 : Unknown function but conserved in other organisms), translating into MRMHLRRQAVTVGLAAALSLGAVAPAFASSGGGLGSILGAVGALVGSTSAQSGSLVSANIPATSTTPAVSLSAGSTYTNNQSGLTGLLGGVLGGTYATNATLSGPNGLAASASTNGGYGLASSVQSLAAGLAGLLGGLLK; encoded by the coding sequence ATGCGCATGCATTTGCGTCGGCAGGCGGTGACGGTGGGCTTGGCCGCGGCCCTCAGCCTGGGGGCGGTGGCCCCGGCCTTTGCCAGCAGCGGCGGTGGTCTGGGTAGCATCCTGGGGGCGGTGGGCGCCCTGGTCGGCAGCACCTCGGCCCAAAGCGGCAGCCTGGTCTCGGCTAACATCCCGGCCACCAGCACCACGCCCGCGGTCAGCCTCAGCGCCGGGTCCACCTACACCAACAACCAGAGCGGGCTGACCGGCCTCCTGGGCGGCGTCCTGGGTGGGACCTACGCCACCAATGCGACCCTCTCGGGTCCTAACGGGCTGGCGGCTTCGGCTTCGACCAACGGCGGCTACGGCCTGGCCTCCTCGGTGCAGTCGCTGGCGGCGGGCCTGGCAGGCCTCCTGGGCGGCCTCCTGAAGTAA
- a CDS encoding Signal peptidase I — translation MAAEAAPRRPERGARLRAAVSTIFWAVVVFSALHAAIRLFRVQGISMLPAYRSGDLLVVLRRPLWSGQPRPGQVVVLHPPIPSRVEFVKRVVATGGEVVAMQQGRVYVNGRPLTPAYCRACGRASFAPYRVPAGSVFVLGDNRPVSEDSRFFGPVPDGAVSGLVIARLPLPQF, via the coding sequence ATGGCAGCGGAAGCGGCGCCCCGGCGGCCCGAGCGCGGCGCCCGCCTCCGGGCCGCGGTCAGCACCATCTTCTGGGCGGTGGTGGTGTTCAGCGCCCTGCACGCCGCCATCCGGCTGTTCCGGGTACAGGGCATCTCCATGCTGCCGGCCTACCGCAGCGGGGACCTGCTGGTGGTACTGCGCCGCCCGCTGTGGAGCGGGCAGCCGCGTCCGGGTCAGGTGGTGGTGCTGCATCCCCCCATCCCTTCTCGGGTGGAATTTGTCAAGCGGGTCGTGGCGACCGGTGGCGAGGTGGTGGCGATGCAGCAGGGCCGGGTCTATGTCAACGGACGGCCCCTGACGCCCGCCTACTGCCGCGCCTGCGGCCGTGCGTCCTTTGCTCCCTACCGGGTCCCGGCCGGGAGCGTGTTTGTGCTGGGCGACAACCGTCCCGTCAGCGAGGACAGCCGCTTCTTCGGCCCGGTGCCCGACGGGGCCGTGAGCGGCCTCGTGATTGCCCGGCTCCCGCTGCCACAGTTCTGA
- a CDS encoding protein of unknown function (Evidence 5 : Unknown function), with translation MRAASQARFPVWLRTALEAVLAAGLLITDFPGALAGHAPPAASVDPRPVAAATLHAWLAAPPGTAPNALQLVAARLPAAAVARLVARDRRNPAWVAEVFTAAAMDRRYRLAAALAGHRLAVRLTATAAQAAVLARQQGLSGRVEGLRALARTGAGSRRVQWLLVGFDESLAGHTWPVVSAEVAVSLRQVASGAGWEVSGLQVAHERALAGPWTASPG, from the coding sequence ATGCGCGCCGCCTCGCAGGCCCGGTTCCCCGTCTGGTTGCGCACGGCCCTCGAGGCCGTGCTGGCGGCGGGCCTCTTGATCACCGATTTCCCCGGTGCCCTGGCGGGGCATGCCCCGCCCGCAGCGTCGGTGGACCCCCGGCCGGTAGCAGCGGCCACCCTGCACGCCTGGCTGGCGGCCCCGCCCGGCACCGCGCCGAATGCCCTTCAACTGGTGGCGGCGCGCCTGCCGGCGGCGGCTGTGGCCCGCCTGGTGGCACGGGACCGGCGGAACCCGGCCTGGGTGGCGGAGGTGTTCACGGCCGCGGCCATGGACCGGCGCTACCGTCTGGCAGCGGCCCTGGCCGGGCATCGTCTGGCTGTCCGCCTCACCGCCACCGCGGCGCAGGCGGCCGTCCTGGCCCGTCAGCAGGGTCTGTCCGGGCGGGTGGAGGGCCTGCGCGCCCTGGCCCGCACCGGGGCGGGGTCCCGGCGCGTGCAGTGGCTGCTGGTGGGGTTTGACGAATCCCTGGCCGGGCATACCTGGCCGGTGGTCAGCGCGGAGGTGGCGGTCAGTCTGCGGCAGGTCGCTTCCGGGGCGGGCTGGGAGGTCAGCGGGCTTCAGGTGGCGCATGAACGGGCGCTGGCCGGGCCGTGGACCGCCAGTCCCGGCTAG
- a CDS encoding exported protein of unknown function (Evidence 5 : Unknown function) yields MQNLTALWALLAAMMAAGPSSQAMQPHGQVTVSVSTPAGTRTVTAPLSQVAPGLYGAAASLQQTAGTAQVSAGATASAAAISPATWDALWSLLASRL; encoded by the coding sequence ATGCAGAATCTGACCGCGTTGTGGGCCCTGTTGGCGGCCATGATGGCCGCCGGGCCGTCTTCACAAGCGATGCAGCCGCATGGTCAGGTAACGGTTTCGGTCAGCACTCCGGCCGGCACCCGGACCGTGACGGCTCCCCTTAGCCAGGTGGCCCCCGGCCTTTACGGGGCGGCCGCCTCCCTGCAGCAGACGGCCGGCACCGCTCAGGTCAGCGCCGGGGCCACCGCGTCGGCGGCAGCCATCAGCCCCGCCACCTGGGACGCCTTGTGGTCGCTGCTGGCGTCGCGGTTGTAA
- a CDS encoding protein of unknown function (Evidence 5 : Unknown function) gives MRPQGGETEAFHRVGYTQRGKREGAGTGAGATAGTAGAGDGGPGGRRDERPAAPAAGGVGRGRHPGDFHRA, from the coding sequence ATGCGGCCGCAGGGCGGGGAAACGGAGGCGTTCCATCGCGTCGGTTATACGCAGCGGGGCAAACGGGAAGGAGCGGGGACCGGTGCCGGCGCCACGGCCGGGACGGCCGGGGCCGGTGACGGTGGTCCTGGCGGAAGGAGAGATGAGCGGCCGGCCGCCCCTGCCGCTGGCGGCGTGGGCCGCGGCCGGCATCCGGGTGACTTCCACCGTGCATGA
- a CDS encoding putative LuxR family two component transcriptional regulator (Evidence 3 : Putative function from multiple computational evidences) — translation MPAPRPGRPGPVTVVLAEGEMSGRPPLPLAAWAAAGIRVTSTVHEARALVQAVADTRPDLVVVDCALPGAGPAEVVRAVAAAAPAARVVVAGNGRGMPCLKAALAAGARAWLRRESLTSLRAVWALQAVAHGHRVLDGQIPGLVNELLGPEGWFLARDRRLEGLLPREREVVRLIVMGHTVAEIAAEMGVSVKTVHTYRARAMHKLGVATRGELVRQVLGGGP, via the coding sequence GTGCCGGCGCCACGGCCGGGACGGCCGGGGCCGGTGACGGTGGTCCTGGCGGAAGGAGAGATGAGCGGCCGGCCGCCCCTGCCGCTGGCGGCGTGGGCCGCGGCCGGCATCCGGGTGACTTCCACCGTGCATGAGGCTAGAGCCCTGGTGCAGGCGGTGGCGGATACCCGGCCCGACCTGGTGGTGGTGGATTGCGCCCTGCCGGGAGCGGGCCCAGCCGAGGTGGTACGGGCGGTGGCAGCGGCGGCGCCGGCGGCGCGGGTGGTGGTCGCCGGCAACGGCCGGGGCATGCCCTGTCTGAAGGCGGCGCTGGCGGCCGGGGCGCGGGCTTGGCTGCGCCGGGAAAGTTTGACCTCGCTGCGGGCGGTCTGGGCCTTGCAGGCGGTGGCTCACGGTCACCGGGTGCTGGACGGCCAAATCCCGGGGCTGGTCAACGAACTGCTGGGGCCCGAGGGCTGGTTCCTGGCCCGGGACCGGCGCCTGGAGGGGTTGCTGCCGCGGGAGCGCGAGGTGGTGCGGCTCATCGTCATGGGTCACACCGTGGCCGAAATTGCGGCGGAGATGGGCGTCAGCGTCAAGACCGTGCATACCTACCGGGCGCGGGCCATGCACAAGCTGGGGGTGGCGACGCGGGGCGAGCTGGTGCGTCAGGTTTTGGGAGGCGGCCCGTAA
- a CDS encoding putative DNA-binding transcriptional activator DevR/DosR (Evidence 3 : Putative function from multiple computational evidences), whose product MKRTTRTTVWVIDPDPILRRGLRAVLGPAAGITVLGESAGVAEALAAWARQVPAVVVLEPAALGPQAPAAVAGLRAAGPHVLLLAERPAAGEMERLLLAGAGGYLAKTAGGEVLAAAVRSVAAGHRVLDGGFRPLLAGPAPEAQPRPADVRLVRRLSARERAVVKLTAWGMTAREIGERLSVSAKTVETYRSRACAKLGVQSRAELVQWCFQAGLWTPGDLEREPAGPPGGVQPGGAG is encoded by the coding sequence ATGAAACGGACGACGCGGACGACCGTGTGGGTGATTGATCCGGATCCCATCCTGCGCCGGGGCCTGCGGGCGGTGCTGGGCCCCGCGGCCGGCATTACCGTGCTGGGGGAATCGGCCGGGGTGGCGGAGGCGCTGGCGGCCTGGGCGCGGCAGGTGCCCGCAGTGGTGGTGCTGGAACCGGCTGCCCTGGGGCCGCAGGCCCCGGCGGCGGTGGCCGGGTTGCGTGCGGCGGGGCCGCACGTGCTGCTGTTGGCCGAGCGCCCGGCGGCGGGGGAGATGGAACGGCTGCTCCTGGCCGGGGCCGGCGGCTACCTGGCTAAGACCGCCGGCGGGGAGGTGCTGGCGGCGGCGGTGCGGAGTGTGGCGGCCGGGCACCGTGTGCTCGACGGCGGGTTCCGCCCTCTCCTGGCCGGGCCCGCCCCGGAGGCCCAGCCCCGCCCGGCCGATGTGCGGCTGGTCCGCCGGCTGTCCGCCCGGGAACGGGCGGTGGTCAAGCTCACCGCCTGGGGCATGACAGCGCGCGAGATTGGGGAACGGCTGTCGGTGAGCGCGAAGACGGTGGAAACCTATCGCAGCCGGGCCTGCGCCAAACTGGGGGTGCAGTCGCGGGCAGAGCTGGTCCAGTGGTGCTTTCAGGCCGGGTTGTGGACCCCCGGCGACCTCGAGCGGGAACCCGCCGGGCCGCCCGGAGGGGTCCAGCCGGGCGGGGCCGGTTGA
- a CDS encoding MFS domain-containing protein: protein MGLAGSGPAAADAGGRGIRAAWREAGATTRQLVTVRALRSISQGALAVDFVLYLKSLGWNATAIGLLLMGGSLAGAGFSLLIGVASDRLGRRRFLLGYEAALAGLTAFLLLTRSLTVLAVAAVLFGFGRGANGTAGPFGPAEQAWLAQDLPPRHRGPLFSLNAAASFVGMGVGAGLAAGFARLAPWLTGWRLTPYTAIFWLTAAIAALNFYQIWVLPEQRPSRPAAAGRPAVETRLRREENRDLVRFGLLNAVNALGVTMVAPLLPYWFAVRYHLGAAHIAPLYGLTFLLAGPLSLAVGSASARVGMARLIVLLRLVSVILLALLPFAPSFGLAGILFLLRSVSNQSTFGVRQAFGTALVRNERRGLAAALNVVTFNLPAALGPVVAGWLFDRGSFVLPFLLSAGLQLLYALLFERVMGTATRRVETV from the coding sequence ATGGGTTTGGCGGGAAGCGGGCCGGCGGCGGCGGATGCCGGCGGGCGCGGCATCCGCGCCGCCTGGCGGGAGGCGGGGGCCACCACCCGCCAGCTGGTGACCGTGCGGGCCTTGCGCAGCATCTCCCAGGGCGCGCTGGCGGTGGATTTCGTGTTGTACCTGAAGAGCCTGGGCTGGAACGCCACCGCCATCGGGCTGCTCCTGATGGGGGGGTCGCTGGCGGGGGCGGGGTTCAGCCTGCTCATCGGAGTGGCCAGCGACCGCCTGGGCCGGCGCCGGTTCCTCCTGGGGTACGAGGCCGCCCTGGCCGGCCTCACCGCCTTCCTGCTGCTCACCCGGTCCTTGACCGTGCTGGCGGTGGCAGCGGTGCTGTTCGGGTTCGGGCGGGGGGCCAACGGCACCGCCGGCCCTTTCGGGCCGGCGGAACAGGCCTGGCTGGCCCAGGACCTCCCGCCCCGCCACCGGGGACCGCTGTTCAGCCTCAACGCCGCCGCCAGCTTTGTCGGGATGGGGGTGGGAGCCGGCCTGGCGGCGGGGTTCGCCCGCCTGGCCCCCTGGCTGACCGGATGGCGGCTGACACCGTACACCGCTATCTTCTGGCTCACCGCCGCCATTGCCGCCCTGAACTTCTACCAGATCTGGGTGCTGCCGGAGCAACGGCCCTCCCGCCCGGCTGCCGCCGGCCGGCCGGCGGTGGAAACCCGCCTGCGGCGAGAGGAGAACCGGGACCTGGTGCGTTTCGGGCTGCTGAACGCGGTCAACGCCCTGGGGGTGACCATGGTGGCCCCCCTGCTGCCCTACTGGTTCGCGGTCCGCTACCATCTGGGGGCGGCCCACATCGCCCCCCTCTACGGGCTGACCTTCCTGCTGGCCGGGCCTCTATCCCTGGCGGTGGGATCCGCCTCGGCCCGGGTGGGCATGGCGCGCCTCATCGTGCTCCTGCGCCTGGTAAGCGTCATCCTGCTGGCGCTGCTGCCCTTCGCCCCCTCCTTCGGCCTGGCCGGCATCCTCTTCCTGTTGCGCTCCGTCTCCAATCAGAGCACCTTCGGGGTGCGGCAGGCCTTCGGGACCGCCCTGGTCCGCAATGAGCGGCGCGGCTTGGCCGCAGCCCTCAATGTGGTCACCTTCAACCTGCCTGCCGCCCTGGGACCGGTGGTGGCGGGCTGGCTGTTCGACCGCGGGTCCTTTGTCCTGCCCTTCCTGCTCTCGGCAGGATTGCAGCTGCTCTATGCACTGTTATTCGAGCGGGTCATGGGCACCGCCACGCGCCGCGTGGAGACCGTGTAA
- a CDS encoding Mn2+ and Fe2+ transporters of the NRAMP family: protein MGNESDYLYGTASRPAATHAAAWSGWRRWVRLLGPGVMVMLADTDAGSIITAAQSGAAWGYHLILPELLLIPILYVVQEMTVRLGMVTGRGHGELIRDHFGWGWALLSVATLFVAAAGALVTEFAGIRGVARLVGIPGWLAVATVVGVLGTVVLRGGYRQVERIGIAAGLLELAFVPAAFLARPSWAALGRALISLPWGRPGYLFLLAANVGAVIMPWMVFYQQGAVIDKGLTVHDLRTARWDTALGAVATQGIMVAVLVAVAATVGRHAAALSGVGQIAQALTPFLGPVGAVAVFGLGLLGAAVIAALVVSIAGAWGVTEVLGQPRSLNHRWHEAPLFYLLYILANLTGAALVFSGIPLVRLTLDVEVMNALLLPVVLGFLLALEARVLPARYRMRGAYRLAAWTASALVIGFGLLMAILTLAGRS, encoded by the coding sequence GTGGGAAACGAGAGTGATTATCTTTATGGCACGGCTTCCCGACCCGCCGCCACTCATGCCGCCGCCTGGAGCGGCTGGCGCCGCTGGGTACGTCTCCTGGGCCCCGGGGTGATGGTCATGCTGGCGGATACCGATGCCGGCAGCATCATCACCGCCGCCCAGAGCGGGGCCGCCTGGGGCTATCACCTGATCCTGCCCGAGCTGCTCCTGATTCCCATTCTGTACGTGGTGCAGGAGATGACCGTGCGGCTGGGGATGGTCACCGGGCGCGGGCATGGGGAACTCATCCGGGATCACTTCGGCTGGGGCTGGGCGCTGTTGTCGGTGGCCACCCTGTTCGTGGCGGCGGCGGGGGCCCTGGTGACCGAGTTCGCCGGCATCCGGGGGGTGGCCCGCCTGGTCGGCATCCCGGGCTGGCTGGCGGTGGCGACGGTGGTGGGGGTCCTGGGCACGGTGGTGCTGCGGGGTGGCTACCGCCAGGTGGAGCGCATCGGCATCGCCGCCGGGCTACTGGAGCTGGCCTTTGTGCCCGCCGCCTTCCTGGCCCGTCCCTCGTGGGCTGCGCTGGGGCGGGCGCTGATCTCCCTGCCCTGGGGGCGGCCCGGCTACCTGTTTCTACTGGCCGCCAACGTGGGGGCGGTCATCATGCCCTGGATGGTGTTCTACCAGCAGGGGGCAGTGATCGACAAGGGTCTCACCGTGCATGACCTGCGCACGGCCCGTTGGGATACCGCCCTGGGGGCGGTGGCCACCCAGGGCATCATGGTGGCGGTGCTGGTGGCGGTGGCGGCCACCGTCGGCCGCCACGCCGCCGCCCTCTCCGGGGTGGGGCAGATCGCCCAGGCCCTCACCCCCTTTCTGGGACCGGTCGGGGCGGTGGCGGTCTTCGGGCTGGGCCTGCTGGGGGCGGCGGTGATCGCCGCCCTGGTGGTCTCCATTGCCGGCGCCTGGGGGGTGACGGAGGTGCTGGGGCAGCCTCGCAGCCTCAACCACCGCTGGCATGAGGCCCCGCTCTTCTACCTTTTGTATATCCTGGCCAACCTTACCGGCGCCGCGCTGGTCTTCAGCGGCATCCCGCTGGTTCGCCTCACCCTCGATGTCGAGGTGATGAACGCCCTGCTGCTGCCGGTGGTGCTGGGGTTCCTGCTGGCTCTCGAGGCCCGCGTACTGCCCGCCCGCTACCGCATGCGCGGCGCCTACCGCCTGGCGGCCTGGACCGCCTCGGCCCTGGTAATCGGCTTCGGCCTCCTCATGGCCATCCTGACCCTGGCGGGGCGCTCCTGA
- a CDS encoding EAL domain-containing protein, whose translation MQGMAVTLAPPATRIRSWSFAGGRAWAGWSWARAAGHRRFRAALRELNLYAQPLVDLADGRTVAYEILVRGPAGPLFAPAELFALAEALHRVVELESAILGRIRREVPVNGSRFFINVRPDTLVHPGWLHELLLPSLGERAGAFVLELTESARIPLAELRRVREQLRDHGFALAVDDLGAGYASLTEVVALRPDFVKLDRALVTGLGRDGVRQSLVESLTRFAAANGIHVVAEGVETEEDARACREAGVPWAQGFHFARPRPLEEWFREPSPAARPDPEAG comes from the coding sequence GTGCAGGGCATGGCGGTCACCCTGGCCCCCCCGGCCACCCGCATCCGGTCGTGGAGCTTTGCCGGCGGCCGGGCCTGGGCGGGATGGTCCTGGGCTCGGGCGGCAGGCCACCGCCGGTTCCGGGCCGCCCTCCGGGAACTGAATCTGTACGCGCAGCCGCTGGTGGACCTGGCGGACGGGCGCACGGTGGCCTATGAGATCCTGGTGCGGGGACCGGCCGGGCCGCTCTTCGCCCCCGCCGAACTCTTCGCCCTGGCTGAAGCCTTGCACCGGGTGGTGGAGCTGGAGAGCGCGATTCTGGGCCGGATCCGGCGGGAGGTGCCGGTCAACGGCTCCCGTTTCTTTATCAATGTGCGCCCCGACACCCTGGTGCATCCCGGCTGGTTGCACGAGCTGCTGCTGCCTTCCCTGGGGGAACGGGCCGGGGCCTTCGTGCTGGAACTGACCGAGAGCGCCCGGATTCCCCTGGCCGAGCTGCGCCGGGTGCGGGAGCAGCTCCGGGACCACGGCTTTGCCCTGGCGGTGGACGACCTGGGGGCCGGCTACGCCTCCTTGACCGAGGTGGTGGCCTTGCGCCCGGACTTCGTGAAGCTGGACCGGGCGCTGGTGACGGGACTGGGCCGGGACGGGGTCCGGCAGAGCCTGGTGGAAAGCCTCACCCGGTTCGCTGCCGCCAACGGCATCCATGTGGTGGCGGAAGGTGTGGAGACCGAGGAGGACGCCCGCGCCTGCCGGGAGGCGGGGGTACCCTGGGCGCAGGGGTTTCATTTCGCCCGGCCCCGGCCGCTGGAGGAATGGTTCCGGGAACCATCCCCGGCCGCACGGCCGGATCCGGAGGCCGGTTAG
- a CDS encoding protein of unknown function (Evidence 5 : Unknown function), whose protein sequence is MRVLRVAGNPPCGCPPDGSVVVDLVRRTLVCRRHRHPQTVAVVADHPLETLDSLAAEALANGLDLAAGEGGGPGEDAYLDVRRGTREELSRYYRLWADLPPGTHVAWVPPFLWFRHDGQAGVRRLPR, encoded by the coding sequence GTGCGTGTCTTGCGGGTGGCGGGCAATCCCCCCTGCGGGTGCCCGCCGGACGGCAGTGTGGTGGTGGACCTGGTGCGCCGCACCCTGGTCTGCCGCCGCCACCGCCATCCTCAGACGGTGGCCGTGGTGGCCGACCATCCCCTGGAGACCCTGGACAGCCTGGCGGCGGAAGCCCTGGCCAACGGGCTTGACCTGGCGGCGGGGGAGGGCGGCGGGCCGGGGGAGGATGCCTACCTGGATGTGCGCCGGGGAACCCGGGAGGAGTTAAGCCGCTATTACCGCCTGTGGGCGGACCTGCCCCCCGGCACGCATGTCGCGTGGGTGCCGCCCTTCCTCTGGTTCCGTCACGACGGACAGGCAGGGGTCCGCCGCCTGCCCCGCTGA